One segment of Erigeron canadensis isolate Cc75 chromosome 2, C_canadensis_v1, whole genome shotgun sequence DNA contains the following:
- the LOC122587889 gene encoding zinc-finger homeodomain protein 2-like, with protein MEINNGHVEASERNEPGFRYLECQKNHVASATIGFVVDGCGEFMPGGEEGTIESVTCAACHCHRNFHRKEPIIPYQAPVIGHLVNYYTQPQYYRPSGYLVLTSQAPKNRELAIVPVAPREGFEEILNVGASASGASRASGSGTTKKRFRTKFTKEQKDKMMRFAESIGWKIKKESEEVVKEFCEENGIKRQVLKVWMHNNKNTIGKKISINS; from the coding sequence ATGGAGATCAATAACGGACATGTTGAAGCTAGTGAGAGGAATGAGCCTGGATTTCGCTACCTTGAATGTCAAAAGAATCATGTCGCCTCAGCGACAATTGGATTTGTAGTTGATGGGTGCGGCGAGTTCATGCCAGGAGGAGAAGAGGGCACGATTGAATCAGTAACATGCGCCGCATGCCATTGCCACCGCAATTTTCATAGAAAAGAGCCGATAATTCCATACCAAGCCCCGGTAATAGGACATTTAGTTAATTACTATACACAACCCCAATACTATAGGCCTTCTGGATACCTCGTGCTGACTTCACAGGCTCCCAAAAACCGTGAGCTGGCAATAGTACCAGTAGCTCCAAGGGAAGGTTTTGAAGAAATATTGAACGTTGGCGCCAGTGCAAGTGGCGCCAGTCGGGCGTCTGGATCAGGAACTACAAAGAAGCGGTTTCGTACCAAGTTTACTAAGGAGCAAAAGGATAAGATGATGCGTTTTGCTGAAAGTATAGGATGGAAGATTAAAAAGGAAAGTGAAGAGGTTGTGAAAGAATTCTGCGAAGAAAATGGGATTAAGAGGCAGGTGCTTAAGGTATGGatgcataataataaaaatactattGGTAAAAAGATCTCAATTAATAGTTAG